The Peribacillus sp. FSL P2-0133 genome has a segment encoding these proteins:
- a CDS encoding undecaprenyl-diphosphate phosphatase, whose translation MNMWEIFVAVILGLVEGLTEFAPVSSTGHMIIVDDLWLKSTEIFGSEVANAFKVVIQLGSILAVVVLFWGRFMDLLGLRRLKDTGAVKGPKLNLLQIFIGLLPAGVLGLLFEDYIDEHLFTMKTVIVGLFLGALLMIAADKFRPKLTAETVDQITYKQAFGVGLIQCLSLWPGFSRSGSTISGGVLLGMSYRAASDFTFIMAVPIMAGASLLKIVKYWEFFTPEVLPFFIAGFISAFIFALFCIRFFLILINKVKLTPFAIYRIVLAVVLLFIIW comes from the coding sequence ATGAATATGTGGGAAATTTTTGTTGCAGTTATCCTTGGTCTTGTAGAAGGATTAACTGAATTTGCTCCTGTATCGTCTACAGGGCATATGATCATCGTCGATGATTTATGGTTGAAATCGACCGAGATCTTCGGGAGTGAAGTAGCCAATGCCTTTAAGGTGGTCATCCAGCTTGGTTCGATACTCGCCGTCGTCGTGCTCTTCTGGGGACGGTTCATGGACTTGCTTGGGTTAAGGAGGTTGAAAGATACAGGTGCTGTGAAGGGACCAAAGCTTAACCTATTGCAGATATTCATCGGATTGCTGCCGGCTGGCGTTTTAGGTCTATTATTCGAAGATTACATTGATGAACATTTATTTACGATGAAGACGGTTATCGTCGGATTGTTCCTTGGCGCGTTATTGATGATTGCTGCGGATAAATTCCGTCCAAAACTGACTGCAGAAACGGTTGACCAAATCACTTATAAACAAGCTTTCGGTGTAGGGTTAATTCAATGTTTGTCACTGTGGCCGGGATTCTCGCGTTCAGGTTCAACCATTTCCGGAGGAGTGCTTTTAGGAATGAGCTATCGCGCTGCTTCCGATTTCACGTTCATCATGGCAGTGCCGATCATGGCTGGTGCCAGTCTCTTGAAAATCGTGAAATACTGGGAGTTCTTCACGCCTGAAGTTCTGCCATTCTTTATTGCAGGTTTCATCAGTGCATTTATCTTTGCGTTATTCTGTATCCGCTTTTTCTTGATTTTAATCAATAAAGTTAAATTGACTCCTTTTGCCATTTACCGGATCGTCTTGGCGGTTGTGCTTCTATTCATTATTTGGTAA
- a CDS encoding glycerophosphodiester phosphodiesterase yields MQNILIFAHRGSKGTHPENTMAAFQKAAEIGAEGIEFDVHLSSDGELVIIHDETLDRTTTLTGYVKEHSAQRLKTADAGSKFSSEFLGERIPFLMDVFNWAKGNALLMNIEIKTDKLAYEGIEQKIIDLIHQYQMEKRVILSSFNHQSIEKVKKLAPELERALLFEGLPENFEEILRDKKESGFHPDKNSLTPAVNETAKKLGYKIRPWVANDEADIVKLAELGVDVIMTDFPEKAIKILKAWQATS; encoded by the coding sequence TTGCAAAACATACTTATTTTTGCCCATAGGGGGTCCAAGGGGACGCATCCTGAAAATACCATGGCTGCATTTCAAAAGGCGGCAGAAATTGGGGCTGAAGGGATCGAGTTCGATGTCCATCTCAGTTCTGATGGGGAATTGGTCATCATCCATGACGAAACACTTGATCGAACGACCACCCTTACTGGTTATGTAAAAGAGCATTCAGCACAAAGGCTGAAAACGGCTGATGCCGGGAGCAAATTTTCCAGTGAATTCCTTGGGGAGCGGATTCCTTTTTTAATGGACGTTTTCAACTGGGCTAAGGGAAATGCTTTATTGATGAACATCGAAATCAAGACAGATAAACTCGCTTACGAAGGAATTGAACAGAAGATCATTGATTTAATTCATCAATATCAAATGGAAAAGCGGGTGATCCTCTCTTCCTTCAACCATCAATCGATTGAAAAAGTGAAGAAGCTTGCTCCAGAACTTGAACGTGCATTATTGTTCGAGGGGCTTCCTGAAAACTTCGAAGAAATCTTACGTGATAAAAAAGAATCGGGTTTCCATCCAGATAAAAACAGCCTGACTCCAGCAGTTAATGAAACAGCGAAAAAACTTGGATATAAAATCCGGCCTTGGGTCGCCAATGATGAAGCCGACATCGTCAAGCTGGCAGAGTTGGGAGTCGACGTCATCATGACCGATTTCCCTGAAAAGGCAATCAAGATTTTAAAGGCTTGGCAGGCAACTAGCTGA
- a CDS encoding alpha/beta-type small acid-soluble spore protein, whose amino-acid sequence MANNNNSNQLVVAGAEQALQQMKNEIASEFGVNLGADTTSRANGSVGGEITKRLVQMAEQQLGGYSR is encoded by the coding sequence ATGGCAAACAACAATAACAGCAATCAACTAGTAGTAGCTGGTGCAGAACAAGCCCTTCAACAAATGAAGAATGAAATCGCTAGTGAATTTGGTGTAAACCTAGGTGCTGACACTACTTCTCGCGCTAACGGATCAGTTGGTGGGGAAATCACAAAACGTTTGGTTCAAATGGCTGAACAACAATTAGGCGGATATTCTCGTTAA
- a CDS encoding glycoside hydrolase family 18 protein, producing MQIHVVRPGQTLYGIAQTYSVTVDRLIESNKIPNPNNLVSGQALVIPIVGSYYFVQQGDSLYSISQKVDVPVQELAKINGISENQNLSVGYRLYIPARKKRTAEFNGYVEPRGTSVAPALETAAREAGPYLTYLAPFSFQALRDGSLKEPLLNEFPAIARENKNVLMMVITNQENDQFSDELGRIILTNTSVQNKFLNNIVTTAKKYGFRDIHFDFEFLRPADKEAYNQFLRKAKERFKKEGWFISTALAPKTSAEQKGRWYEAHDYKAHGEIVDFVIIMTYEWGYSGGPAMAVSPIGPVREVLEYAVTDIPSNKILMGQNLYGYDWTLPFVQGSTAKAVSPQQAIQIAAANKVAIEYDETAQAPHFNYTDIEDRRHEVWFEDARSIQAKFDLIKELNLRGMSYWKLGLAFPQNWLLISDNFNVRRRV from the coding sequence TTGCAAATACATGTGGTTAGGCCAGGCCAGACGTTATATGGCATCGCCCAGACATACAGCGTAACCGTTGACAGGCTCATCGAATCAAATAAGATCCCTAACCCAAATAATCTTGTTTCGGGGCAGGCCCTTGTCATTCCAATCGTCGGCAGTTATTATTTCGTTCAACAGGGTGATAGTTTATATTCGATATCTCAAAAAGTTGATGTCCCTGTTCAAGAATTGGCAAAAATAAATGGCATTTCCGAAAATCAAAACCTATCCGTTGGATACCGGCTCTATATTCCGGCACGAAAGAAAAGGACCGCCGAATTCAACGGTTATGTCGAGCCGCGGGGTACATCGGTTGCACCGGCCCTTGAAACGGCCGCCAGGGAAGCCGGGCCCTATTTAACCTATTTAGCCCCATTCAGCTTCCAGGCGCTTCGTGACGGCTCCTTAAAAGAGCCTTTGCTCAATGAATTCCCTGCCATCGCCAGAGAAAATAAAAATGTCCTGATGATGGTCATCACGAATCAGGAAAATGACCAATTCAGCGATGAGCTTGGGCGAATCATTTTAACGAATACTTCCGTTCAGAATAAGTTCCTGAACAATATCGTTACAACGGCAAAGAAATATGGATTCCGGGATATTCACTTTGACTTTGAGTTTTTAAGGCCGGCCGATAAAGAAGCGTATAATCAATTTCTCCGAAAAGCCAAGGAACGATTCAAGAAAGAAGGATGGTTCATTTCCACGGCACTTGCCCCTAAAACAAGTGCAGAGCAAAAAGGCCGTTGGTATGAGGCACATGACTATAAAGCACATGGTGAAATCGTTGACTTCGTTATCATCATGACTTATGAATGGGGATATAGCGGAGGACCGGCAATGGCTGTGTCTCCTATTGGACCTGTTAGGGAAGTTCTCGAATATGCTGTCACCGATATTCCCTCAAACAAGATCCTGATGGGGCAGAATCTATATGGCTATGATTGGACCCTGCCTTTTGTACAGGGATCCACTGCCAAGGCCGTGAGTCCGCAGCAGGCCATCCAGATTGCGGCGGCCAATAAAGTTGCCATCGAGTATGATGAAACCGCACAGGCCCCGCACTTCAACTATACCGATATAGAGGATAGGCGCCATGAGGTGTGGTTTGAAGATGCCAGATCCATTCAGGCAAAATTCGATTTAATCAAAGAACTGAACCTAAGGGGAATGAGTTATTGGAAGCTCGGCTTAGCCTTCCCTCAAAACTGGCTGCTCATCAGTGATAACTTTAACGTCCGGAGAAGGGTCTAA
- a CDS encoding potassium channel family protein, with the protein MIRIGSFISTVPRFPRFIRLLSTIALFLLSFGVLIHFVEPKRFPTLLDGIWWAIVTMSTVGYGDFTPVTNLGKVIGMVLILSGAGLITSYFAYIAKISISNEQQFLTGKKVFGGGGHIIIVGWNGRSQRIIQNIHDRKHHQSIVLIDDTLQKHPLPRTNIHFIQGKATLDSVLQKANVKQAIRVLITADLKQDELQTDMFSILTLLAVKGLNPHVYCLVEILTHEQKENALRAGADGIVETNKFASEYMQDCLSKGILAEAEEQKERDGLNIKQLPVQDDWHELTFKQLNVKLFDQDILLVGIISGGKTLIKPPGDVIIHRDDTLLIIED; encoded by the coding sequence ATGATTCGAATCGGTTCATTCATCAGCACCGTTCCCAGATTTCCGCGTTTCATCAGATTGCTATCCACCATCGCATTATTTTTACTTTCATTCGGAGTCTTGATACACTTTGTGGAGCCGAAGAGATTCCCTACTTTACTTGATGGCATCTGGTGGGCAATCGTGACTATGTCAACGGTTGGTTACGGGGATTTCACTCCCGTTACAAATCTTGGAAAAGTTATTGGAATGGTCCTCATTTTGTCAGGCGCCGGCCTGATTACCTCTTATTTTGCGTACATTGCAAAGATTTCCATTTCCAATGAGCAGCAATTTCTAACAGGAAAGAAAGTATTCGGCGGCGGCGGTCATATTATCATTGTGGGCTGGAATGGCCGTTCCCAGAGAATCATCCAAAACATTCATGATCGTAAACATCATCAATCCATTGTCCTTATAGATGATACGCTGCAAAAGCACCCGCTTCCAAGAACGAATATCCACTTTATCCAAGGAAAAGCTACATTGGATTCCGTTTTGCAGAAAGCAAATGTAAAACAAGCCATACGCGTCCTGATCACGGCTGACCTTAAGCAAGACGAGCTGCAAACGGATATGTTCTCGATATTAACATTGCTGGCCGTCAAAGGGCTGAATCCTCATGTATATTGTCTTGTGGAAATATTAACGCATGAACAAAAGGAAAATGCTTTACGGGCAGGGGCGGACGGTATCGTGGAAACGAATAAATTCGCGAGTGAATATATGCAGGATTGCTTATCGAAGGGGATCCTTGCGGAAGCCGAAGAGCAAAAAGAGCGGGATGGTTTGAACATCAAGCAGCTGCCCGTGCAGGATGACTGGCATGAATTGACGTTTAAACAGTTGAACGTTAAGCTATTCGATCAAGACATTTTATTGGTCGGCATCATTTCAGGAGGCAAGACATTGATCAAGCCCCCTGGAGATGTAATCATACATCGTGATGACACCTTGCTCATCATTGAAGATTAA
- a CDS encoding YugN-like family protein — protein MIKISSQLEGKTFGLFDLETKLKPEGYVIGGGWDYDHGSFDYKIDGSDGYQFLRVPFKAVDGSLDKDGVMVELLQPFLLSHKYEDGMDDEGNIGNLSASFNQFAEPEDPDAEFPENYISLGKALVRDLEKLLLH, from the coding sequence ATGATTAAAATTTCTTCTCAGTTGGAAGGGAAAACATTCGGTTTGTTCGATCTGGAGACGAAGTTAAAACCGGAAGGATATGTGATAGGCGGGGGATGGGATTATGACCACGGGTCTTTTGATTATAAGATTGATGGCAGTGATGGCTACCAATTCTTGCGAGTCCCTTTCAAGGCTGTTGATGGTTCACTCGATAAGGATGGGGTAATGGTCGAACTATTACAACCGTTTTTGTTATCTCATAAGTACGAGGACGGGATGGATGATGAAGGAAATATCGGAAATCTCTCCGCTTCCTTCAATCAGTTTGCTGAGCCTGAAGATCCGGATGCCGAATTTCCGGAAAACTATATCTCATTAGGAAAAGCGCTTGTCCGTGATTTGGAAAAGCTTTTATTACATTAA
- a CDS encoding glucose-6-phosphate isomerase: MAHIRFDYSKALPFFGEHEITYLQDAVKVAHHSLHEQTGAGNEYLGWLDLPANYDKEEFSRIKKAAAKIKEDSEVLLVIGIGGSYLGARAAVEMLQHSFYNILPSDKRNAPQILFVGNNISSTYMQDVMDLLENRDFSINVISKSGTTTEPALAFRIFRKLLEQKYGVEEAKGRIYATTDKEKGALKTVATEEGFQTFVIPDDVGGRYSVLTAVGLLPIAVSGADIDQIMEGAERARVDFSSSELGENQAYQYAAVRNILYNKGKTIEMLINYEPGLQYFSEWWKQLFGESEGKDQKGIFPSSANFSTDLHSLGQYVQEGRRDLFETVIKVEKARHEILIEEAANDLDGLNYLSGETVQFVNNKAFEGTLLAHTDGGVPNLIVTVPQLDAYTFGYLVYFFEKACAMSGYLLGVNPFDQPGVEAYKVNMFALLGKPGYEKKKAELEQRL; encoded by the coding sequence ATGGCCCATATTCGTTTCGATTATTCAAAAGCCCTGCCGTTTTTCGGGGAGCATGAAATTACCTATTTACAGGATGCTGTAAAAGTGGCACACCATTCCCTGCATGAGCAGACAGGGGCAGGCAATGAATATCTTGGCTGGCTTGATTTACCTGCCAATTATGATAAAGAAGAGTTCTCAAGAATCAAAAAAGCGGCCGCGAAAATAAAAGAAGATTCAGAAGTGCTGCTGGTTATCGGAATCGGTGGATCATATCTGGGAGCACGGGCAGCAGTTGAGATGCTTCAACATAGTTTTTATAACATTTTACCGTCGGATAAAAGAAATGCACCGCAAATTTTATTTGTGGGTAATAATATAAGCTCTACATATATGCAGGACGTAATGGACCTATTGGAAAATAGGGATTTCTCGATCAATGTCATCTCTAAATCCGGTACGACCACGGAGCCTGCACTGGCCTTCAGGATTTTCCGGAAACTGCTGGAACAAAAATACGGCGTTGAAGAAGCTAAGGGCCGCATTTATGCTACCACTGATAAAGAGAAGGGTGCATTAAAAACGGTAGCGACGGAGGAAGGTTTCCAAACTTTCGTCATTCCTGATGATGTTGGCGGACGTTACTCGGTCTTAACGGCTGTAGGGCTGCTTCCGATTGCGGTCAGCGGGGCGGATATCGATCAAATAATGGAGGGAGCCGAGCGCGCTAGGGTGGACTTCAGTTCTTCCGAGTTAGGTGAGAATCAGGCATACCAATATGCGGCGGTTCGGAATATCCTTTACAATAAAGGGAAAACGATTGAAATGCTGATAAACTATGAGCCTGGACTTCAATACTTCTCTGAGTGGTGGAAACAATTATTTGGGGAAAGTGAAGGAAAGGATCAAAAAGGAATATTCCCTTCATCGGCTAACTTCTCGACTGACCTGCATTCATTAGGGCAGTATGTTCAGGAAGGACGGCGTGATCTTTTTGAAACAGTCATCAAAGTGGAAAAGGCACGTCATGAAATCTTGATTGAAGAAGCGGCCAATGACTTGGATGGCCTGAATTACCTATCAGGTGAAACGGTGCAATTCGTGAATAATAAAGCATTTGAGGGTACGCTGTTAGCCCATACGGACGGTGGCGTTCCAAACCTGATCGTAACGGTTCCGCAACTCGATGCTTATACTTTTGGCTACCTTGTATATTTCTTCGAGAAAGCTTGTGCAATGAGCGGATACTTACTGGGTGTAAATCCATTTGATCAGCCTGGAGTGGAAGCCTATAAGGTGAACATGTTTGCTCTTTTAGGAAAGCCGGGTTATGAAAAGAAAAAAGCGGAGCTCGAACAGCGCTTATAA
- a CDS encoding iron-containing alcohol dehydrogenase: MENYTYKNPTKVIFGKGQLESLKTEIPAYGDKVLLVYGGGSIKKNGLYEKVVNTLKVIDAEVHELSGVEPNPRISTVRKGVDLCKEHGIDFVLAVGGGSVIDATKAIVAGAKYEGDPWDLVIKKAPVEEALPFGTVLTLAATGSEANSGSVITNWETKEKYGWGSPLVFPQFSILDPENTFSVPKDQTVYGMVDMMSHVFETYYHPETHAPLQDRFCESLLSTVIETAPKLLEDLENYEHRATILYAGNLALNGSLGVGYSGDWATHNIEHAVSAVYDIPHAGGLAILFPNWMKHVLHENVARFKQVAVRVFHVDPEGKTDEEAALEGIERLRSFWSSLGAPTNLSDYGIDDSQLEVMADKAMSRGEFGRFKVLNREDVLAILRASL, encoded by the coding sequence TTGGAGAATTACACTTATAAAAATCCTACTAAAGTCATTTTCGGGAAAGGTCAACTTGAAAGCTTAAAAACTGAAATTCCTGCGTATGGCGATAAAGTTTTACTTGTATACGGTGGAGGAAGCATAAAGAAAAATGGCTTATATGAAAAAGTGGTCAATACCTTGAAAGTGATCGATGCAGAGGTGCACGAGCTTTCCGGAGTTGAACCGAATCCACGCATCTCGACAGTCCGAAAAGGTGTTGATCTTTGTAAAGAACATGGTATCGACTTTGTCCTTGCTGTTGGGGGAGGAAGCGTCATCGACGCTACAAAGGCCATCGTTGCGGGTGCTAAATATGAGGGGGATCCATGGGATCTTGTCATTAAGAAGGCACCAGTCGAAGAGGCGCTTCCATTCGGGACGGTGCTGACTTTAGCTGCAACCGGCTCTGAGGCGAATTCCGGATCTGTCATAACAAACTGGGAAACGAAAGAGAAATATGGATGGGGAAGTCCATTGGTATTTCCGCAGTTCTCCATTTTGGATCCTGAAAATACTTTTTCAGTACCAAAAGACCAAACGGTATATGGAATGGTCGATATGATGTCACATGTGTTCGAAACGTACTACCATCCGGAAACGCATGCGCCGCTTCAAGACCGTTTTTGTGAATCGTTGTTATCGACGGTGATTGAAACGGCACCTAAACTATTGGAAGACCTGGAGAATTATGAGCACCGGGCTACTATCCTGTATGCCGGAAACCTGGCCTTGAATGGGTCGCTTGGGGTCGGTTACAGCGGTGATTGGGCAACGCATAACATTGAACATGCCGTTTCAGCTGTTTATGACATCCCGCATGCAGGAGGATTGGCCATCTTATTCCCAAATTGGATGAAGCATGTGCTACATGAAAATGTCGCACGCTTTAAACAAGTGGCAGTCCGTGTATTCCATGTAGATCCTGAAGGTAAGACAGATGAGGAAGCGGCCCTTGAAGGCATTGAAAGACTTAGGTCATTTTGGAGCAGCTTAGGGGCGCCGACCAATCTTTCGGATTATGGCATCGATGACTCACAATTGGAAGTCATGGCTGATAAAGCGATGAGCAGAGGGGAATTTGGAAGATTCAAAGTCCTGAACCGTGAAGATGTCCTTGCCATTTTACGGGCTTCATTATAA
- a CDS encoding DUF378 domain-containing protein produces MSGIQRTALVLTIIGAINWGLIGFFQFDLVASIFGGQDAGLARIVYGLVGIAGLINLGLLFKPSPEISREPETKPTR; encoded by the coding sequence ATGAGTGGAATACAAAGAACTGCACTTGTTCTTACAATAATAGGGGCAATCAACTGGGGATTAATAGGTTTTTTCCAATTTGACTTGGTCGCTTCGATTTTCGGAGGGCAAGATGCTGGATTAGCTCGTATCGTTTATGGATTGGTTGGAATTGCCGGTCTCATTAATCTTGGTCTTCTCTTTAAACCAAGCCCTGAAATTTCCAGAGAGCCTGAAACTAAACCGACTCGTTGA
- the yugI gene encoding S1 domain-containing post-transcriptional regulator GSP13 — protein sequence MSEKFEIGAVVAGKVTGIQPYGAFVALDDSTQGLVHISEITHGFVKDINEHLKVGDEVKVKVLSIDSAAGKIGLSIRATEEAPERTEAPKKAPKKRQASVKATSHIESTEGFNTLKDKLQEWIEQSQREDLIKK from the coding sequence ATGTCTGAAAAATTCGAAATTGGTGCGGTAGTTGCTGGTAAAGTAACTGGTATTCAACCATACGGTGCATTTGTTGCTCTAGATGATTCAACTCAAGGTTTAGTTCATATTTCTGAAATTACTCACGGCTTCGTTAAAGATATCAACGAACATTTAAAAGTGGGCGATGAAGTGAAAGTTAAAGTGCTTTCCATCGATTCAGCTGCTGGAAAAATCGGCTTATCGATCCGCGCTACAGAAGAAGCTCCTGAGCGTACTGAAGCTCCGAAAAAAGCTCCGAAAAAACGCCAAGCTTCTGTTAAAGCGACATCTCACATTGAATCTACTGAAGGTTTCAACACATTGAAAGACAAACTTCAAGAGTGGATTGAACAATCTCAACGCGAAGACTTAATCAAAAAATAA
- a CDS encoding sodium-dependent transporter produces the protein MSKQDQWTSKLGFILAAAGSAIGLGAIWKLPYMTGANGGGVFFLLFILFTILIGAPILIAEFTIGRNAQKDAISAYKHIAPGKPWALIGYGGVVASIILLSFFSVVGGWIISYLARSFTGSLTNLTQEEYGNFFNTIISNPYETVIAQLLFMVFTIWVVQGGVSKGIEKANKYMMPSLFILFIILLIRSLTLDGAMEGVKFFLKPDFSALTGETILLALGQSFFALSVGVSVMVTYASYLSKKEDITKSAFSVVGLNIFISLLAGLVIFPAVFALGFSPSSGPGLVFVVLPAVFNEMALGGIFMFIFFILLLFATLTTAFSILEIVVAAMIKGDAAKRKKASWIAGITVFLIGIPSALSFGVLSDLKIFNLSIFDFADYLTSNIALPVGALFISLFIGYQMKRIEVQKEFESGADSGRSLFKLWYFLIRYIVPIMIILVFLKSTNLI, from the coding sequence ATGTCAAAACAAGATCAATGGACTTCAAAACTTGGGTTCATCCTGGCAGCCGCGGGATCCGCTATTGGATTGGGCGCCATCTGGAAGCTCCCATATATGACTGGGGCAAATGGTGGAGGGGTCTTTTTCCTGCTCTTCATTTTATTCACCATACTTATCGGTGCACCGATATTAATAGCGGAATTCACGATTGGCCGCAATGCACAGAAAGATGCCATTAGCGCATATAAACATATCGCCCCTGGAAAGCCTTGGGCGTTGATTGGATATGGCGGTGTCGTCGCTTCAATCATTCTGCTTTCCTTCTTCAGTGTTGTTGGAGGCTGGATCATCTCATATTTGGCAAGAAGCTTTACAGGTTCTCTCACAAACTTGACGCAAGAAGAATATGGGAACTTCTTCAATACGATAATCAGTAATCCATATGAAACGGTTATCGCTCAGTTATTATTCATGGTCTTTACCATTTGGGTCGTGCAAGGCGGCGTTTCCAAGGGAATTGAAAAGGCTAATAAATATATGATGCCTTCCTTGTTCATACTTTTCATCATTCTTCTTATCCGTTCCTTGACTCTGGATGGAGCGATGGAAGGTGTTAAATTCTTCTTGAAGCCGGACTTTTCCGCATTAACAGGGGAAACGATCCTATTGGCACTTGGCCAATCCTTCTTTGCACTAAGTGTCGGTGTTTCCGTGATGGTAACCTACGCTTCCTATTTAAGTAAAAAAGAAGATATTACAAAATCGGCCTTTTCAGTAGTTGGACTGAATATCTTCATTTCCTTGCTGGCAGGTTTGGTCATCTTCCCGGCTGTTTTCGCACTGGGTTTCAGCCCTTCAAGCGGGCCTGGACTGGTTTTTGTTGTGTTGCCGGCTGTATTCAATGAAATGGCGCTTGGCGGGATCTTCATGTTTATTTTCTTCATATTATTATTATTTGCCACCCTTACGACGGCATTCTCCATTCTCGAAATCGTCGTTGCAGCCATGATCAAGGGTGATGCTGCAAAGCGGAAGAAGGCTTCCTGGATAGCTGGTATCACCGTTTTCCTGATTGGGATTCCTAGCGCATTATCATTTGGCGTGCTTTCGGATCTGAAGATTTTCAATTTATCCATATTCGATTTCGCCGATTATCTGACAAGCAATATCGCGCTGCCAGTCGGTGCCTTGTTCATATCCCTTTTCATCGGCTATCAAATGAAAAGGATCGAGGTACAAAAGGAGTTTGAGTCTGGCGCTGATTCCGGCCGATCACTTTTTAAACTTTGGTATTTCCTGATTCGCTACATCGTGCCGATCATGATCATACTCGTATTCCTTAAGTCCACTAATCTCATTTAA
- a CDS encoding helix-turn-helix transcriptional regulator, which translates to MSNIAKNIRQYREEHNLTQQELALKLRIGTKKIEKYESGESVPDTQTILRLSTVLDIPASEFLKDAQTGNDDGIDEDIKKLIEEIGTKKAELILRTAKDFSEEQILNVMHTLYKTQA; encoded by the coding sequence ATGTCAAATATCGCGAAGAACATTCGGCAATACCGAGAAGAACACAACCTCACTCAACAGGAACTGGCTTTGAAATTACGAATCGGCACGAAGAAGATCGAAAAGTATGAATCGGGTGAATCGGTTCCAGATACACAAACCATTCTACGGCTTTCCACCGTTCTTGACATTCCAGCTTCAGAATTCCTGAAGGATGCCCAAACTGGGAACGATGATGGGATCGACGAGGACATAAAAAAGCTGATTGAAGAAATCGGAACAAAAAAAGCGGAGCTCATTCTAAGAACAGCCAAGGACTTTAGCGAAGAACAAATTCTGAATGTTATGCATACTTTATATAAAACACAAGCCTAA
- a CDS encoding aminotransferase, which produces MIKTSYVSKTIAELKPSGIRRFFDLAANLEGVVSLGVGEPDFVTSWAVREAAINSLEEGYTSYTANAGLYELRSEISGYMEKQFHVSYRPEDQIIVTVGASQALDIALRTILNPGEEVIVVEPCFVAYAPLVTMAGGIPVTVQTSREDDFKLTPQQLEAAITPKTKAVLICSPNNPTGTQLGQEELVMLADIVKKHDLLVISDEIYAELAYDETFTSFAAIDGMLERTIVINGFSKGFAMTGWRLGFVCAPKEISEAMLKLHQYAMMCAPTVAQHAALEALKHGMQDVEEMRRSYRRRRNYIVKSFNEIGLDCHNPGGAFYAFPSIEKTGMTSMEFAEKLLTEELVAVVPGDVFGESGEGHIRCSYASSMEQLQEALRRMERFMKNHCK; this is translated from the coding sequence ATGATTAAAACGAGTTATGTTTCAAAAACGATTGCAGAGCTTAAACCATCAGGCATCCGCCGCTTTTTCGACTTGGCAGCCAATTTGGAAGGGGTCGTCTCCCTTGGTGTGGGTGAACCGGATTTCGTTACATCTTGGGCAGTAAGGGAAGCGGCGATCAACTCCTTGGAGGAAGGGTATACCTCTTATACGGCCAATGCCGGATTATATGAATTAAGGTCGGAAATCAGCGGGTACATGGAGAAGCAGTTCCATGTTTCGTATAGACCGGAGGATCAAATCATTGTCACGGTCGGAGCAAGCCAAGCCCTCGATATTGCCTTGAGGACCATTTTGAATCCGGGTGAAGAAGTCATTGTCGTCGAACCTTGTTTCGTCGCCTATGCACCGCTTGTGACCATGGCAGGGGGAATACCGGTCACGGTCCAAACATCCAGGGAAGATGACTTTAAGTTGACTCCCCAACAACTCGAGGCGGCGATCACGCCTAAAACGAAGGCCGTTTTAATCTGTTCACCGAATAACCCGACGGGAACCCAACTTGGGCAGGAAGAATTAGTGATGCTTGCTGACATCGTTAAAAAGCATGACTTGCTGGTGATTTCCGATGAAATCTATGCAGAACTTGCTTATGATGAGACATTCACTTCATTTGCTGCCATTGACGGCATGCTTGAGCGGACAATTGTCATCAATGGGTTTTCGAAAGGGTTTGCGATGACTGGATGGCGTCTTGGGTTCGTTTGTGCACCTAAGGAAATTTCCGAGGCGATGCTTAAGCTTCATCAATATGCGATGATGTGTGCACCGACCGTTGCACAGCATGCTGCATTGGAAGCTTTAAAGCACGGAATGCAGGATGTGGAGGAAATGCGTCGCAGTTATCGGCGGAGACGAAATTACATCGTGAAATCATTTAACGAGATCGGCCTGGATTGCCATAATCCTGGCGGGGCTTTTTATGCTTTTCCTTCAATCGAAAAAACGGGGATGACTTCGATGGAATTTGCTGAAAAACTTCTGACGGAAGAACTTGTAGCCGTTGTGCCGGGTGATGTGTTTGGGGAAAGCGGTGAAGGTCATATCCGCTGTTCCTATGCATCCTCCATGGAACAGCTTCAAGAAGCGCTTAGAAGGATGGAACGTTTCATGAAGAATCATTGCAAATAA